A genomic window from Cinclus cinclus chromosome 5, bCinCin1.1, whole genome shotgun sequence includes:
- the REELD1 gene encoding reelin domain-containing protein 1 produces MEDGGRAHTAIVGWACTTLCLVTYVAAFSQGASLSACTDMMPRHLRVQLHSSNNNYVTVHTNVSFYFPGDKVPVTVRSTRDYMGFMLQARKVSNNEIAGTFIFLPPGSKLLTCFEDGDTVTHSDKSLKRNLSFIWKAPDQPIGDIKFFISIVQSYFVYWAKIESAVVAEGGQNKTLADKKPNTVAPAPLQRPAAFHPTGPISPAAATGSLLPASPTGIVATPAPEPGFAVGLDTHPIAEPKQPARTLRVVSGRSFQSRGHGLELSLPTQDVGTVDAWQGSLSQDNASSYSTFNGHDYRLLEMCVLRDTEYRVNGGSTESGTILKASLRVTASPSALHIRTHLGDIAATTAWLGDASAAGNLSSASRQMAGRELARQPEEAGTRGEEDKDEQEAAGNTLPWVTRAAPESAVPGKGEGPGRGPRLLAAQLSILLVCTATLGLALAAAMRCVCAQHCHKRAEVSFSEPEPDVITVTENGEVMHFQKIRENSFVLVQAQYNWVSPSSSGKKTMVV; encoded by the exons TGACATGATGCCCAGGCACCTGAGGGTGCAGCTGCACAGCTCCAACAACAACTATGTCACTGTCCACACCAACGTGTCCTTCTACTTCCCGGGAGACAAGGTGCCAG TGACAGTAAGAAGTACCCGGGATTACATGGGCTTTATGCTGCAAGCTCGCAAAGTGTCCAACAATGAAATTGCTGGCACGTTCATCTTCCTGCCTCCTGGTTCCAAGCTGCTGACTTGTTTTGAAGATGGTGACACTGTCACACACTCGGACAAGTCACTGAAGAGAAACCTGTCCTTCATATGGAAAGCACCAGACCAACCCATTGGAGACATCAAGTTTTT CATCTCCATAGTCCAGTCATACTTCGTTTACTGGGCAAAGATTGAATCTGCTGTTGTGGCTGAGGGAGGGCAAAACAAGACACTTGCTGACAAGAAGCCCAACACTGTGGCCCCCGCGCCCCTGCAGAGACCAGCTGCCTTTCACCCCACAG GTcccatctctcctgcagctgccactggctccctgctgcctgccagcccCACTGGCATCGTGGCAACACCAGCACCAGAGCCAGGTTTTGCTGTGGGGTTGGACACTCATCCCATTGCTGAGCCAAAGCAGCCAGCCCGGACTTTGCGGGTTGTGTCCGGCAGGAGCTTCCAGTCCAGAGGCCACGGGCTGGAactgtcccttcccacccaagaTGTTGGAACGGTGGATGCCTGGCAAGGTTCCCTCTCCCAGGACAATGCCTCCAGCTACAGCACCTTCAATGG ACATGACTACAGGCTGCTGGAAATGTGTGTGCTTAGAGATACAGAATACAGAGTTAATGGG GGCAGTACTGAGAGCGGGACCATCTTGAAAGCCTCCTTACGTGTGACAGcgtctccctctgccctgcacaTACGCACTCACCTGGGTGACATTGCTGCAACCACAGCCTGGCTTGGTGATGCCAGCGCTGCTGGCAATTTGTCTTCAGCTTCGAGGCAAATGGCAGGAAGAGAGTTGGCACGGCAGCCAGAGGAGGCAGGCACCAGGGGTGAGGAGGACAAGGAtgagcaggaggcagctgggaaTACCCTGCCATGGGTGACCAGAGCAGCTCCCGAATCTGCTGttcctgggaaaggggaaggcCCTGGCAGAGGACCCCGACTGCttgcagcccagctcagcatccTCCTGGTGTGCACGGCCACGCTGGGCCTGGCGCTGGCAGCTGCCATGCGCTGtgtctgtgcccagcactgccacaagCGAGCCGAGGTGTCCTTCAGCGAGCCCGAGCCCGACGTCATCACCGTCACGGAAAACGGGGAGGTGATGCACTTCCAAAAGATCCGGGAGAACAGCTTCGTGCTGGTGCAAGCTCAGTACAACTGGGTCAGCCCTTCGAGCAGTGGGAAGAAGACAATGGTGGTTTAG
- the LOC134044437 gene encoding acrosin-like, which translates to MLLLFLLVLLATGRPVQAMWNTCEGSCGLRPLTSDDERGMTRVVGGRSAEAGAWPWLVSIQDPSVSGTGHLCGGSLISVQWVLTAAHCFAESRNISTMRLLIGATQLTEPGPEAEVRLIKRLLVHQEYSSADQSNDIALLELNEPVQCSPYIQPVCVPNGTLSMAQLDTCYVAGWGATTARSQTSSDVLQEAKVHLINVQICNSSEWYGGDIHSHNLCAGYPEGGIDTCQGDSGGPLMCQENDADFFWVVGVTSWGRGCAREKRPGIYTSVQHFYEWILVQMELLPQVEASRAWSPYTTDSQRWSNHPNAPWPTLKPWSTILPTLKPWPRPPPTLKPWSTILPTLNPWPRPPPTLKPWSTILPTLKPWPRPPPTLKPLPTAFPTLKPLPTALPTHQPLPTALPTQKPSSIPTPVEETNNCPFPLKKLIEFFTKVQELLKNLPGITV; encoded by the exons atgctgctgctcttcctcctcgTTCTGCTGGCCACGGGCAGGCCTGTGCAGGCCATGTGGAACACCTGCGA AGGGAGCTGTGGGCTCCGGCCCTTGACTTCCGACGATGAGCGAGGCATGACGCGCGTCGTGGGTGGCAGAAGTGCTGAGGCAGGGGCCTGGCCCTGGCTTGTCAGCATCCAAGATCCCTCAGTTTCAGGCACAGGGCATCTGTGTGGAGGGTCCCTCATCAGCGTACAGTGGGTCCTTACAGCAGCCCACTGCTTTGCCGAGTCCAG GAATATCAGCACCATGCGCCTGCTGATCGGGGCAACCCAGCTGACCGAGCCAGGCCCTGAGGCCGAGGTGCGCCTGATTAAGCGGCTGCTGGTTCACCAGGAATACAGTTCTGCCGACCAGAGCAATGACATTGCGCTGCTGGAACTGAACGAGCCTGTCCAGTGCAGCCCCTACATCCAGCCGGTCTGTGTGCCCAATGGCACACTGAGCATGGCACAGCTGGACACCTGCTACGTCGCTGGCTGGGGTGCCACCACGGCGAGAT CTCAAACATCAAGTGATGTTCTGCAGGAGGCCAAGGTCCACCTTATCAATGTCCAGATCTGCAACAGCAGCGAGTGGTACGGGGGGGACATCCACAGCCACAACTTGTGTGCTGGCTACCCAGAGGGTGGCATTGACACCTGCCAG ggtgaCAGCGGGGGTCCACTCATGTGCCAGGAAAACGATGCTGACTTCTTCTGGGTCGTCGGTGTGACTAGCTGGGGAAGAGGCTGTGCCAGAGAAAAACGTCCTGGAATATACACTTCTGTTCAGCACTTCTATGAGTGGATTCTGGTCCAGATGGAACTGCTTCCACAAGTAGAGGCTTCTCGGGCATGGAGTCCTTATACAACTGACTCACAACGCTGGAGTAATCATCCAAACGCCCCATGGCCCACTCTTAAGCCATGGTCAACAATACTCCCCACTCTTAAGCCGTGGCCAAGACCACCTCCCACTCTTAAGCCATGGTCAACAATACTCCCCACTCTTAATCCATGGCCAAGACCACCTCCCACTCTTAAGCCATGGTCAACAATACTCCCCACTCTTAAGCCATGGCCAAGACCACCCCCCACTCTTAAGCCATTGCCGACAGCATTCCCCACTCTTAAGCCATTGCCGACAGCCCTCCCCACTCACCAGCCATTGCCGACAGCACTCCCCACTCAAAAGCCAAGTTCGATACCAACGCCAGTGGAAGAGACTAACAACTGCCCATTTCCACTCAAGAAGCTGATAGAATTCTTCACTAAGGTCCAGGAGCTCCTGAAGAACCTACCGGGAATTACAGTTTGA